CGTGTCAGGGCGCTATGAGTGTGATGATGGCGATGTGTTAACAGATTGGGCGCTCGCTGGGGAGGGCATCGCGCTTAAGCCTGTGTTTGAGGTGGCCGAGCATTTGAATGCTGGGCGCTTGGTGCCGGTTGCGGAAAAGACGCCACCGATGCCCATTCAAATGGCGTGTTTGTACACACACCGTCGCCGCCAAGACCCGAAGACGCGATTGTTCATGGAATTCATGACCACGCGGATCGGTGCGGCAATGAACACCGCCCAAGAAAGCGTTCAGCTACCGCGGTAGGTTGAATAGCCGAATGGCGATAGCAAAAGTGGCACGTGGTAATGGGCCGCCGCATCGTCCATGCCAAAACGTAGTGGGATTTCATCAAGGAACTTAGTGTCACCCGACGCTTGGCCGTTGGCCTCTAGATATGCGCCGCAGAAGAACACCAGTTCGTAGGTGCCTGTCTTGAATTTTTCGGCGGGTAGGATCGGGCTGTCAGTCCGGCCGTCATCGTTCGTGACAGTCTCAGCGATCTTCGTGTGGGAACTGCCGCTCACGCGATACAGCGCGATTTTGATTCCTTGCGCGGGAACGCCGCGTGCCGTGTCGAGAACATGGGTCGTCAGATAACCAGACATAAAGGGCCTCCTTTTTCATCATCCTATCTGCGTGTTGTTCACACGCAACGCAAACACGGGTCACGAAAGAGTCTTTCAAGAATTCCCTGTAAATGCCGCAGGATATTTTAGGTTACCATATCGTTAAGATTTAGGGACAAGAATGACAGATAGAAACGCCTACCCCCGCGACCTTACAGGTTACGGCGCGACACCACCCGCAGCCAATTGGCCGGATGATGCCCGTATCGCGGTGCAAATTGTCCTGAATTATGAAGAAGGTGGCGAGAACAATATCCTCCACGGGGACGCCGCGTCTGAGGCGTTTTTGTCCGAAATCGTCGGTGCGGCTGCATGGCCAGATCAACGCCATGCAAACATGGAATCGATTTACGAATATGGTGCGCGCGCAGGTTTCTGGCGGTTACACCGGATCCTGAACCATTTACCCGTAACGGTTTACGGTGTTGCAACGGCGCTTGCGCGTGCACCCGAGCAGGTCAAAGCGATGCTTGAGGCAGGCTGGGAAGTCGCGTCGCACGGTTTGAAATGGGTCGAACACAAAGACATGCCCGAGGTCGACGAACGTGCCCAAATAGCCGAGGCCGTACAGTTGCATACCGAAGTGACGGGCTCCCGCCCACGTGGATGGTACACGGGTCGCTCAAGCGAAAATACGATCCGTCTGGCCGCTGAAGAAGGTGGGTTTAAATACATCGCGGACAGTTATGCGGATGACGTTCCCTACTGGCTAGAATTCGGCGATCACGACCAGTTAATTGTACCGTACACGCTTGATTGCAACGACATGCGGTTTGCCACGCCACAGGGGTTCAACTCTGGTACGCAGTTTTTCGATTATCTGAAGGCCACGTTCGACGTGCTTTATGCGGAAGGCGGACGGATGATGTCGCTGGGTCTTCATTGCCGTCTCGTGGGGCGTCCGGGCCGCGCGCAGGCGCTGCAGGACTTTATCGCCTACGCCAATAGCTTTGATGGCGTTTGGTTCGCGACCCGTGAAGAAATTGCCGACCATTGGGCCGCGCAAAACCCGGCCAAACGTTGGGATCGCCCAAGCCAGATGAAAGAGGCTGACTTTGTGTCGACCTTTGGTAGCATCTTTGAACATTCTCCTTGGATCGCGGAACGCGCCTATGCGCTGGGCCTTGGTGTTACTCACGACAGTGCAACAGGGGTTCACTCAGCACTTTGCAGAATTTTCCGCAGTGCCAGCCGTGATGAACGCCTCAGCGTATTGATCGCGCACCCTGATTTAGCGGGTAGGCTTGCCGCCGCCGGTCGCCTTACCGCTGAAAGCACGTCTGAGCAGGCGGGTGTTGGGTTGGATGCGTTGACGGACGGTGAACGCGAAACGTTTCAGGCGCTCAACACGCAGTACGTTGAAAAGCATGGTTTCCCTTTCATCATCGCTGTGCGTGACAACGACAAAGCCAGCATCTTGGCCGCGTTCTACACCCGCATTGGACATGATACCGAAACTGAATTTGCGACCGCGTGCGCGCAGGTTGAACGTATTGCCGAACACCGTTTGATGGATCATTTCACATGAACCAAATTCGCGTCGAACCCCTTACGGCTGATGCCTTCGCCCCGTTTGGCGATGTGTTGGATTGCACTGGGACGGCCGATAAGATCATCAACCAAGGTCTGTGCGGACGGTTTCATGATCGCGCGCAAATAGATGTTGCGGACGGCAGGGCGGGCATCAGCCTGTTCAACGCGCAACCGCGTAGCTTGCCGTACACATTAGACATGATGGAGCGCCATCCTAATGGCAGCCAAGCATTCATCCCGATGACCGAGCATCCATTCTTGGTTATCGTAGCACATGACGCTGGCGGTAAGCCTGCCACCCCGCGTGCGTTCACAACGACGTCGGGGCAGGCGATCAACTATCATAAAAACACATGGCATGGGGTGCTGACGCCGCTGCACGCGCCCGGACTGTTTGCCGTCGTTGACCGCATCGGGGCCGGCGACAACCTAGAAGAACACTGGTTCGACGAAGCATTCATCATCGAGCCCGCACAACACGACCAAAAGCCCGCACAAGACGGGCCAATCAGAACTTAAGGGAAAAACAAGGGATAATGACAATGACAGATACTTCTTATTCGGACCCAAATGTCACGCCGCCATTGGCGCAAGCCGTGCCGCTGGGTCTTCAACATGTGCTGGCGATGTTCGCCTCAAATGTGACACCATCCATTATCGTTGCGGGGGCCGCTGGTCTTGCGTTCGGTGGGCCAGAGCAAATTTACTTGATCCAAATGGCGATGCTGTTTGCGGGTATCGCGACTCTGTTTCAAACTGTGGGCATCGGCCCGATCGGTGCGCGCTTGCCCATAATGCAGGGTACGTCTTTTGCGTTCGTTGGTGTCCTTGCCGGCATCGCCGCGACAATGGGTCTAAGCGTTGCTTTGACCGCTTGCATCATCGGTGGTGTCATCCACTTCCTTCTCGGCGCAGTGATTAAAAACATTCGCTTCTTGTTTCCACCGCTTGTGACGGGCCTCGTGATTTTGGCGATTGGTCTCTACCTTATTCCTGTTGCGATCAAATACGCAGCTGGCGGCGCGGCAGACTTCCAGATGGCGGCTGAAAGCTTTGGTTCCCTCAAGCACTGGTCTGTTGCGTTGACTGTGATTGTTGTGTCGTTGCTGTTGAAGTTCTTCACCAAGGGCGCGTTGTCTAATGCCGCAATCCTGGTCGGTCTTTTAGCGGGTTACGCATTGGCCTACGCGCTGGGCATGGTGAACTTCGGTGCGGTATCCGGTGCTGCATGGATCACACCAATCAAGCCTCTGCCATATGGGTTCGAATTCAACCTTGGTGCCGTCATTGCGGTGACAATCGTTTCCATCGTGTCTGCGATCGAAACGGTTGGCGACGCATCCGCGACTGCAAAAGCAGGTGCTGGTCGTGATGCAACGGACGAAGAAATTGCTGGTGCGACTTACGCTGACGGTCTTGGTACTGCAGTTGCAGGCGTATTCGGTGGCTTGCCAAACACGTCCTTCAGTCAGAACGTTGGTATCGTGGGCATGACTGGGATCA
This Octadecabacter temperatus DNA region includes the following protein-coding sequences:
- a CDS encoding uracil-xanthine permease family protein, producing MTDTSYSDPNVTPPLAQAVPLGLQHVLAMFASNVTPSIIVAGAAGLAFGGPEQIYLIQMAMLFAGIATLFQTVGIGPIGARLPIMQGTSFAFVGVLAGIAATMGLSVALTACIIGGVIHFLLGAVIKNIRFLFPPLVTGLVILAIGLYLIPVAIKYAAGGAADFQMAAESFGSLKHWSVALTVIVVSLLLKFFTKGALSNAAILVGLLAGYALAYALGMVNFGAVSGAAWITPIKPLPYGFEFNLGAVIAVTIVSIVSAIETVGDASATAKAGAGRDATDEEIAGATYADGLGTAVAGVFGGLPNTSFSQNVGIVGMTGIMSRHVVTIGGIILIICGLMPKIGAVIASMPLPVLGGGVIVMFGMVASAGLNMLTEVKMSRRNMVIIAVSLAFGLGLNLVPTAVQYLPATLKVLATSAVAPTAVMAVILNLVLPHED
- the puuE gene encoding allantoinase PuuE, coding for MTDRNAYPRDLTGYGATPPAANWPDDARIAVQIVLNYEEGGENNILHGDAASEAFLSEIVGAAAWPDQRHANMESIYEYGARAGFWRLHRILNHLPVTVYGVATALARAPEQVKAMLEAGWEVASHGLKWVEHKDMPEVDERAQIAEAVQLHTEVTGSRPRGWYTGRSSENTIRLAAEEGGFKYIADSYADDVPYWLEFGDHDQLIVPYTLDCNDMRFATPQGFNSGTQFFDYLKATFDVLYAEGGRMMSLGLHCRLVGRPGRAQALQDFIAYANSFDGVWFATREEIADHWAAQNPAKRWDRPSQMKEADFVSTFGSIFEHSPWIAERAYALGLGVTHDSATGVHSALCRIFRSASRDERLSVLIAHPDLAGRLAAAGRLTAESTSEQAGVGLDALTDGERETFQALNTQYVEKHGFPFIIAVRDNDKASILAAFYTRIGHDTETEFATACAQVERIAEHRLMDHFT
- the uraH gene encoding hydroxyisourate hydrolase; amino-acid sequence: MSGYLTTHVLDTARGVPAQGIKIALYRVSGSSHTKIAETVTNDDGRTDSPILPAEKFKTGTYELVFFCGAYLEANGQASGDTKFLDEIPLRFGMDDAAAHYHVPLLLSPFGYSTYRGS
- a CDS encoding ureidoglycolate lyase, with amino-acid sequence MNQIRVEPLTADAFAPFGDVLDCTGTADKIINQGLCGRFHDRAQIDVADGRAGISLFNAQPRSLPYTLDMMERHPNGSQAFIPMTEHPFLVIVAHDAGGKPATPRAFTTTSGQAINYHKNTWHGVLTPLHAPGLFAVVDRIGAGDNLEEHWFDEAFIIEPAQHDQKPAQDGPIRT